From Drosophila yakuba strain Tai18E2 chromosome 2L, Prin_Dyak_Tai18E2_2.1, whole genome shotgun sequence, one genomic window encodes:
- the LOC6527286 gene encoding uncharacterized protein LOC6527286 isoform X4 produces the protein MSCTRASLIQAYLGTQELPFAVNYCRFACRLNPVVEPSIKLSLPRDTLVMGPMFCTFKICFFQPICERNEPLDKYNESLLKSAKLRRCFDMEFLKEDETDGDVLLELYRAFDDLITDTIGFIIKRDVQDIHDRKDFFCCQLSNICNLVLKICGCDFNIRMPTKTNIEFREMLTHMYKELMERIEGLFTACCWKNTSNQDRGEHGLNKLMYEVRLVSHTGQRDLAIHMYDEINHSTTNRISFDFVTLLNSVECLQFEQAARYYTKPRTTDWSGYYFTLLLQLYVDYMMDLRSTDEEVLSTAKSNMIESLRQFADRNRMESEIWILLYCYYKEYYYLPGMELTRWKFQNLQFIAPKTLDFTPTSLYELYLPVDFEMKSSSTSMNTQFYPVFKLFARLGAYAFAEVIFSDIEQCFTEAEAYFITTTLKILQRQIDDKFNIIKLPTDNSVSGKLKRCYQLHINGSVEYSRGRCDEALKYFQELLSVVDPLDKSLFKLSFLRLGQLAFQRGQYELADKAFDICLPSRRKNFIANYGKGRTLYHLNRLEEAIPFLSRCTEVDIFIPDVWGYLATINLRLGRNKTALECWKMAKEYPEVRISKSVYAELDKIQYSDVHLLVDDDGNPSEKMSKMDFIPL, from the exons ATGTCCTGTACGAGGGCGTCCTTAATCCAAGCATATTTGGGTACCCAGGAG TTACCTTTCGCAGTGAATTATTGCCGCTTTGCATGCAGGCTGAATCCCGTTGTCGAGCCCTCGATCAAGCTAAGCCTGCCAAGAGATACCCTGGTAATGGGCCCAATGTTCTGCACCTTCAAGATCTGCTTCTTTCAGCCAATTTGCGAGCGCAACGAACCTCTGGACAAGTACAATGAGAGCCTCCTCAAAAGCGCAAAGCTGCGACGCTGCTTCGACATGGAATTCCTCAAGGAGGACGAGACGGATGGCGATGTGCTACTCGAGCTCTACCGTGCCTTTGATGATCTTATAACCGATACAATCGGGTTCATAATCAAGCGAGATGTGCAAGACATTCATGATAGAAAGGACTTCTTTTGCTGCCAGCTGAGCAACATCTGCAATCTGGTGCTGAAAATATGCGGCTGCGACTTCAACATACGAATGCCAACGAAGACGAACATTGAATTCAGA GAAATGCTGACACACATGTATAAGGAGCTGATGGAGCGCATCGAGGGCTTATTTACCGCCTGCTGTTGGAAAAACACATCGAATCAGGATCGTGGGGAACACGGCTTGAATAAGCTGATGTATGAAGTGCGATTGGTCAGCCACACTGGCCAACGCGACTTGGCCATTCACATGTACGATGAGATCAACCACAGCACCACCAACCGCATTTCATTCGACTTCGTAACCCTGCTAAACAGCGTTGAATGCCTGCAGTTTGAACAAGCGGCAAGATACTACACAAAACCCCGAACCACCGATTGGAGTGGGTACTACTTTAC TCTGCTCTTACAGCTCTACGTTGACTATATGATGGACCTGAGATCAACAGACGAGGAGGTCTTGAGTACGGCCAAGTCTAATATGATCGAGAGTCTGCGTCAGTTTGCCGATAGGAACAGAATGGAATCAGAAATCTGGATCCTGTTGTACTGCTATTACAAGGAATATTACTATTTACCCGGAATGGAGCTAACGCGATGGAAATTCCAGAATCTTCAGTTTATTGCGCCCAAGACACTTGACTTTACGCCTACATCCCTTTATGAACTGTACTTGCCGGTCGACTTTGAAATGAAGAGCTCATCCACCTCGATGAATACGCAGTTTTATCCAGTTTTCAAGCTATTTGCCCGTCTTGGAGCATACGCATTTGCGGAAGTTATATTTTCCGACATAGAACAGTGTTTCACGGAAGCTGAGGCCTATTTTATAACAACCACTTTGAAGATACTGCAGCGCCAGATCGATGATAAGTTCAATATCATTAAGTTGCCTACGGACAACAGTGTGTCGGGAAAGTTGAAG CGCTGTTACCAGCTGCACATCAACGGCAGTGTAGAGTATTCCCGTGGTCGCTGTGATGAGGCTCTGAAATACTTTCAGGAATTACTGTCAGTGGTTGATCCACTGGATAAGTCGCTATTCAAGTTGAGTTTCCTGCGACTCGGACAATTGGCCTTTCAAAGGGGACAATATGAACTGGCCGATAAAGCATTTGACATCTGTTTGCCTTCCAGACGCAAGAACTTTATAGCCAACTACGGAAAGGGACGAACACTTTACCAT CTCAACCGTCTGGAGGAAGCCATTCCCTTTCTCTCGCGATGCACCGAAGTCGACATCTTTATACCCGATGTCTGGGGCTATTTGGCTACCATTAACCTACGACTTGGCAGGAATAAGACGGCCTTGGAATGCTGGAAGATGGCTAAAGAG TACCCCGAAGTAAGAATCAGCAAGAGCGTTTATGCCGAACTTGATAAGATCCAGTACTCGGATGTGCATCTGCTTGTGGATGATGATGGAAATCCATCCGAAAAGATGTCGAAAATGGACTTTATTCCTTTGTAA
- the LOC6527286 gene encoding uncharacterized protein LOC6527286 isoform X1 — protein MDRKARNTLRRTARLTRRRRSTGGNEDSRIKATEKPRVEPSLETKTQQRVFLYIQLNEMSQLPKTTYPLELHLYHPKNTLQKMQERYTTETIIYQHEFNLKKPVFAMGVMQDDIEDMNTFSDQPLLISLYQRIPRRRKGGSGKGKSTKGGTSSSLEINQLITDASEGKENVPNERTSKRSSEHEAFPEEAGEEGEGGTFLEGRLELLSRGHCDLLQLFQRRRFISDITIYLYPQYRSKKINDKITTCSVWHMYSILPTLKNFTFTNLAFLTLESIYNVPEDLHSKSPELGLSVSFRSKQPDESDGSFSVIPLCTYSGFISQIISDQNTIIVWENIKRDLHLDMNFSFNQMETNSRIKLPKLFRMLLWEQDVDFQVYKIDPVSDLALINNSLHRFVLNESMRKILEQAVVHDDYELLLQLYQETPSNVLYEGVLNPSIFGYPGVNYCRFACRLNPVVEPSIKLSLPRDTLVMGPMFCTFKICFFQPICERNEPLDKYNESLLKSAKLRRCFDMEFLKEDETDGDVLLELYRAFDDLITDTIGFIIKRDVQDIHDRKDFFCCQLSNICNLVLKICGCDFNIRMPTKTNIEFREMLTHMYKELMERIEGLFTACCWKNTSNQDRGEHGLNKLMYEVRLVSHTGQRDLAIHMYDEINHSTTNRISFDFVTLLNSVECLQFEQAARYYTKPRTTDWSGYYFTLLLQLYVDYMMDLRSTDEEVLSTAKSNMIESLRQFADRNRMESEIWILLYCYYKEYYYLPGMELTRWKFQNLQFIAPKTLDFTPTSLYELYLPVDFEMKSSSTSMNTQFYPVFKLFARLGAYAFAEVIFSDIEQCFTEAEAYFITTTLKILQRQIDDKFNIIKLPTDNSVSGKLKRCYQLHINGSVEYSRGRCDEALKYFQELLSVVDPLDKSLFKLSFLRLGQLAFQRGQYELADKAFDICLPSRRKNFIANYGKGRTLYHLNRLEEAIPFLSRCTEVDIFIPDVWGYLATINLRLGRNKTALECWKMAKEYPEVRISKSVYAELDKIQYSDVHLLVDDDGNPSEKMSKMDFIPL, from the exons ATGGATAGAAAGGCCCGAAATACCCTCCGTCGCACTGCTCGGCTAACCAGACGGAGGCGCTCCACAGGAGGTAACGAGGACAGCAGGATCAAGGCCACTGAGAAGCCAAGGGTGGAGCCTTCCTTGGAAACCAAGACCCAGCAACGCGTCTTCCTCTACATCCAGCTGAACGAAATGAGCCAACTGCCGAAAACGACGTATCCGCTGGAGCTGCACCTCTACCATCCGAAGAACACACTGCAGAAGATGCAGGAGCGCTACACCACAGAGACGATCATCTATCAGCACGAGTTCAATCTGAAGAAGCCCGTATTCGCAATGGGTGTGATGCAGGACGATATCGAGGACATGAACACGTTCAGCGATCAGCCGCTGTTGATTTCCCTCTATCAAAGGATACCCAGGCGCCGCAAAGGAGGATCTGGAAAAGGAAAGTCAACGAAAGGAGGCACATCCTCGTCGCTGGAAATAAATCAGTTAATTACAGATGCTTCAGAGGGTAAAGAGAACGTTCCCAATGAAAGGACGAGTAAGAGGTCATCCGAACACGAAGCTTTCCCAGAGGAAGCTGGGGAGGAAGGTGAGGGAGGTACCTTTTTGGAAGGGCGACTGGAGCTCTTATCTCGCGGCCACTGCGATCTTCTACAGCTTTTCCAGCGACGTCGCTTCATCAGCGACATCACCATCTATCTGTATCCGCAGTACCGGTCGAAAAAGATCAATGATAAAATCACCACGTGCAGCGTTTGGCACATGTACTCCATTCTCCCCACCCTGAAGAACTTCACCTTTACGAATTTGGCCTTTCTAACCCTGGAATCGATATACAATGTGCCCGAGGACCTCCACTCGAAATCCCCTGAATTGGGCCTCAGTGTTTCCTTTCGTTCAAAACAGCCGGATGAGTCGGATGGTTCCTTTAGTGTGATACCCTTGTGCACCTACTCTGGATTCATTTCACAGATCATCAGCGACCAGAACACGATCATCGTGTGGGAGAACATCAAGCGGGATCTGCACCTCGACATGAACTTCAGTTTCAACCAAATGGAGACCAACTCAAGGATAAAGCTGCCGAAGTTGTTTCGCATGCTACTTTGGGAGCAGGACGTTGACTTTCAGGTCTATAAAATTGATCCTGTTTCGGACCTTGCCCTGATCAACAATTCGCTGCACCGTTTCGTTCTCAACGAGAGTATGAGAAAAATCCTCGAGCAGGCTGTGGTTCACGACGACTACGAGTTGTTGCTGCAACTGTACCAGGAGACACCCAGCAATGTCCTGTACGAGGGCGTCCTTAATCCAAGCATATTTGGGTACCCAGGAG TGAATTATTGCCGCTTTGCATGCAGGCTGAATCCCGTTGTCGAGCCCTCGATCAAGCTAAGCCTGCCAAGAGATACCCTGGTAATGGGCCCAATGTTCTGCACCTTCAAGATCTGCTTCTTTCAGCCAATTTGCGAGCGCAACGAACCTCTGGACAAGTACAATGAGAGCCTCCTCAAAAGCGCAAAGCTGCGACGCTGCTTCGACATGGAATTCCTCAAGGAGGACGAGACGGATGGCGATGTGCTACTCGAGCTCTACCGTGCCTTTGATGATCTTATAACCGATACAATCGGGTTCATAATCAAGCGAGATGTGCAAGACATTCATGATAGAAAGGACTTCTTTTGCTGCCAGCTGAGCAACATCTGCAATCTGGTGCTGAAAATATGCGGCTGCGACTTCAACATACGAATGCCAACGAAGACGAACATTGAATTCAGA GAAATGCTGACACACATGTATAAGGAGCTGATGGAGCGCATCGAGGGCTTATTTACCGCCTGCTGTTGGAAAAACACATCGAATCAGGATCGTGGGGAACACGGCTTGAATAAGCTGATGTATGAAGTGCGATTGGTCAGCCACACTGGCCAACGCGACTTGGCCATTCACATGTACGATGAGATCAACCACAGCACCACCAACCGCATTTCATTCGACTTCGTAACCCTGCTAAACAGCGTTGAATGCCTGCAGTTTGAACAAGCGGCAAGATACTACACAAAACCCCGAACCACCGATTGGAGTGGGTACTACTTTAC TCTGCTCTTACAGCTCTACGTTGACTATATGATGGACCTGAGATCAACAGACGAGGAGGTCTTGAGTACGGCCAAGTCTAATATGATCGAGAGTCTGCGTCAGTTTGCCGATAGGAACAGAATGGAATCAGAAATCTGGATCCTGTTGTACTGCTATTACAAGGAATATTACTATTTACCCGGAATGGAGCTAACGCGATGGAAATTCCAGAATCTTCAGTTTATTGCGCCCAAGACACTTGACTTTACGCCTACATCCCTTTATGAACTGTACTTGCCGGTCGACTTTGAAATGAAGAGCTCATCCACCTCGATGAATACGCAGTTTTATCCAGTTTTCAAGCTATTTGCCCGTCTTGGAGCATACGCATTTGCGGAAGTTATATTTTCCGACATAGAACAGTGTTTCACGGAAGCTGAGGCCTATTTTATAACAACCACTTTGAAGATACTGCAGCGCCAGATCGATGATAAGTTCAATATCATTAAGTTGCCTACGGACAACAGTGTGTCGGGAAAGTTGAAG CGCTGTTACCAGCTGCACATCAACGGCAGTGTAGAGTATTCCCGTGGTCGCTGTGATGAGGCTCTGAAATACTTTCAGGAATTACTGTCAGTGGTTGATCCACTGGATAAGTCGCTATTCAAGTTGAGTTTCCTGCGACTCGGACAATTGGCCTTTCAAAGGGGACAATATGAACTGGCCGATAAAGCATTTGACATCTGTTTGCCTTCCAGACGCAAGAACTTTATAGCCAACTACGGAAAGGGACGAACACTTTACCAT CTCAACCGTCTGGAGGAAGCCATTCCCTTTCTCTCGCGATGCACCGAAGTCGACATCTTTATACCCGATGTCTGGGGCTATTTGGCTACCATTAACCTACGACTTGGCAGGAATAAGACGGCCTTGGAATGCTGGAAGATGGCTAAAGAG TACCCCGAAGTAAGAATCAGCAAGAGCGTTTATGCCGAACTTGATAAGATCCAGTACTCGGATGTGCATCTGCTTGTGGATGATGATGGAAATCCATCCGAAAAGATGTCGAAAATGGACTTTATTCCTTTGTAA
- the LOC6527286 gene encoding uncharacterized protein LOC6527286 isoform X2, protein MDRKARNTLRRTARLTRRRRSTGGNEDSRIKATEKPRVEPSLETKTQQRVFLYIQLNEMSQLPKTTYPLELHLYHPKNTLQKMQERYTTETIIYQHEFNLKKPVFAMGVMQDDIEDMNTFSDQPLLISLYQRIPRRRKGGSGKGKSTKGGTSSSLEINQLITDASEGKENVPNERTSKRSSEHEAFPEEAGEEGEGGTFLEGRLELLSRGHCDLLQLFQRRRFISDITIYLYPQYRSKKINDKITTCSVWHMYSILPTLKNFTFTNLAFLTLESIYNVPEDLHSKSPELGLSVSFRSKQPDESDGSFSVIPLCTYSGFISQIISDQNTIIVWENIKRDLHLDMNFSFNQMETNSRIKLPKLFRMLLWEQDVDFQVYKIDPVSDLALINNSLHRFVLNESMRKILEQAVVHDDYELLLQLYQETPSNVLYEGVLNPSIFGYPGVNYCRFACRLNPVVEPSIKLSLPRDTLVMGPMFCTFKICFFQPICERNEPLDKYNESLLKSAKLRRCFDMEFLKEDETDGDVLLELYRAFDDLITDTIGFIIKRDVQDIHDRKDFFCCQLSNICNLVLKICGCDFNIRMPTKTNIEFREMLTHMYKELMERIEGLFTACCWKNTSNQDRGEHGLNKLMYEVRLVSHTGQRDLAIHMYDEINHSTTNRISFDFVTLLNSVECLQFEQAARYYTKPRTTDWSGYYFTLLLQLYVDYMMDLRSTDEEVLSTAKSNMIESLRQFADRNRMESEIWILLYCYYKEYYYLPGMELTRWKFQNLQFIAPKTLDFTPTSLYELYLPVDFEMKSSSTSMNTQFYPVFKLFARLGAYAFAEVIFSDIEQCFTEAEAYFITTTLKILQRQIDDKFNIIKLPTDNSVSGKLKLHINGSVEYSRGRCDEALKYFQELLSVVDPLDKSLFKLSFLRLGQLAFQRGQYELADKAFDICLPSRRKNFIANYGKGRTLYHLNRLEEAIPFLSRCTEVDIFIPDVWGYLATINLRLGRNKTALECWKMAKEYPEVRISKSVYAELDKIQYSDVHLLVDDDGNPSEKMSKMDFIPL, encoded by the exons ATGGATAGAAAGGCCCGAAATACCCTCCGTCGCACTGCTCGGCTAACCAGACGGAGGCGCTCCACAGGAGGTAACGAGGACAGCAGGATCAAGGCCACTGAGAAGCCAAGGGTGGAGCCTTCCTTGGAAACCAAGACCCAGCAACGCGTCTTCCTCTACATCCAGCTGAACGAAATGAGCCAACTGCCGAAAACGACGTATCCGCTGGAGCTGCACCTCTACCATCCGAAGAACACACTGCAGAAGATGCAGGAGCGCTACACCACAGAGACGATCATCTATCAGCACGAGTTCAATCTGAAGAAGCCCGTATTCGCAATGGGTGTGATGCAGGACGATATCGAGGACATGAACACGTTCAGCGATCAGCCGCTGTTGATTTCCCTCTATCAAAGGATACCCAGGCGCCGCAAAGGAGGATCTGGAAAAGGAAAGTCAACGAAAGGAGGCACATCCTCGTCGCTGGAAATAAATCAGTTAATTACAGATGCTTCAGAGGGTAAAGAGAACGTTCCCAATGAAAGGACGAGTAAGAGGTCATCCGAACACGAAGCTTTCCCAGAGGAAGCTGGGGAGGAAGGTGAGGGAGGTACCTTTTTGGAAGGGCGACTGGAGCTCTTATCTCGCGGCCACTGCGATCTTCTACAGCTTTTCCAGCGACGTCGCTTCATCAGCGACATCACCATCTATCTGTATCCGCAGTACCGGTCGAAAAAGATCAATGATAAAATCACCACGTGCAGCGTTTGGCACATGTACTCCATTCTCCCCACCCTGAAGAACTTCACCTTTACGAATTTGGCCTTTCTAACCCTGGAATCGATATACAATGTGCCCGAGGACCTCCACTCGAAATCCCCTGAATTGGGCCTCAGTGTTTCCTTTCGTTCAAAACAGCCGGATGAGTCGGATGGTTCCTTTAGTGTGATACCCTTGTGCACCTACTCTGGATTCATTTCACAGATCATCAGCGACCAGAACACGATCATCGTGTGGGAGAACATCAAGCGGGATCTGCACCTCGACATGAACTTCAGTTTCAACCAAATGGAGACCAACTCAAGGATAAAGCTGCCGAAGTTGTTTCGCATGCTACTTTGGGAGCAGGACGTTGACTTTCAGGTCTATAAAATTGATCCTGTTTCGGACCTTGCCCTGATCAACAATTCGCTGCACCGTTTCGTTCTCAACGAGAGTATGAGAAAAATCCTCGAGCAGGCTGTGGTTCACGACGACTACGAGTTGTTGCTGCAACTGTACCAGGAGACACCCAGCAATGTCCTGTACGAGGGCGTCCTTAATCCAAGCATATTTGGGTACCCAGGAG TGAATTATTGCCGCTTTGCATGCAGGCTGAATCCCGTTGTCGAGCCCTCGATCAAGCTAAGCCTGCCAAGAGATACCCTGGTAATGGGCCCAATGTTCTGCACCTTCAAGATCTGCTTCTTTCAGCCAATTTGCGAGCGCAACGAACCTCTGGACAAGTACAATGAGAGCCTCCTCAAAAGCGCAAAGCTGCGACGCTGCTTCGACATGGAATTCCTCAAGGAGGACGAGACGGATGGCGATGTGCTACTCGAGCTCTACCGTGCCTTTGATGATCTTATAACCGATACAATCGGGTTCATAATCAAGCGAGATGTGCAAGACATTCATGATAGAAAGGACTTCTTTTGCTGCCAGCTGAGCAACATCTGCAATCTGGTGCTGAAAATATGCGGCTGCGACTTCAACATACGAATGCCAACGAAGACGAACATTGAATTCAGA GAAATGCTGACACACATGTATAAGGAGCTGATGGAGCGCATCGAGGGCTTATTTACCGCCTGCTGTTGGAAAAACACATCGAATCAGGATCGTGGGGAACACGGCTTGAATAAGCTGATGTATGAAGTGCGATTGGTCAGCCACACTGGCCAACGCGACTTGGCCATTCACATGTACGATGAGATCAACCACAGCACCACCAACCGCATTTCATTCGACTTCGTAACCCTGCTAAACAGCGTTGAATGCCTGCAGTTTGAACAAGCGGCAAGATACTACACAAAACCCCGAACCACCGATTGGAGTGGGTACTACTTTAC TCTGCTCTTACAGCTCTACGTTGACTATATGATGGACCTGAGATCAACAGACGAGGAGGTCTTGAGTACGGCCAAGTCTAATATGATCGAGAGTCTGCGTCAGTTTGCCGATAGGAACAGAATGGAATCAGAAATCTGGATCCTGTTGTACTGCTATTACAAGGAATATTACTATTTACCCGGAATGGAGCTAACGCGATGGAAATTCCAGAATCTTCAGTTTATTGCGCCCAAGACACTTGACTTTACGCCTACATCCCTTTATGAACTGTACTTGCCGGTCGACTTTGAAATGAAGAGCTCATCCACCTCGATGAATACGCAGTTTTATCCAGTTTTCAAGCTATTTGCCCGTCTTGGAGCATACGCATTTGCGGAAGTTATATTTTCCGACATAGAACAGTGTTTCACGGAAGCTGAGGCCTATTTTATAACAACCACTTTGAAGATACTGCAGCGCCAGATCGATGATAAGTTCAATATCATTAAGTTGCCTACGGACAACAGTGTGTCGGGAAAGTTGAAG CTGCACATCAACGGCAGTGTAGAGTATTCCCGTGGTCGCTGTGATGAGGCTCTGAAATACTTTCAGGAATTACTGTCAGTGGTTGATCCACTGGATAAGTCGCTATTCAAGTTGAGTTTCCTGCGACTCGGACAATTGGCCTTTCAAAGGGGACAATATGAACTGGCCGATAAAGCATTTGACATCTGTTTGCCTTCCAGACGCAAGAACTTTATAGCCAACTACGGAAAGGGACGAACACTTTACCAT CTCAACCGTCTGGAGGAAGCCATTCCCTTTCTCTCGCGATGCACCGAAGTCGACATCTTTATACCCGATGTCTGGGGCTATTTGGCTACCATTAACCTACGACTTGGCAGGAATAAGACGGCCTTGGAATGCTGGAAGATGGCTAAAGAG TACCCCGAAGTAAGAATCAGCAAGAGCGTTTATGCCGAACTTGATAAGATCCAGTACTCGGATGTGCATCTGCTTGTGGATGATGATGGAAATCCATCCGAAAAGATGTCGAAAATGGACTTTATTCCTTTGTAA
- the LOC6527286 gene encoding uncharacterized protein LOC6527286 isoform X3 yields MDRKARNTLRRTARLTRRRRSTGGNEDSRIKATEKPRVEPSLETKTQQRVFLYIQLNEMSQLPKTTYPLELHLYHPKNTLQKMQERYTTETIIYQHEFNLKKPVFAMGVMQDDIEDMNTFSDQPLLISLYQRIPRRRKGGSGKGKSTKGGTSSSLEINQLITDASEGKENVPNERTSKRSSEHEAFPEEAGEEGEGGTFLEGRLELLSRGHCDLLQLFQRRRFISDITIYLYPQYRSKKINDKITTCSVWHMYSILPTLKNFTFTNLAFLTLESIYNVPEDLHSKSPELGLSVSFRSKQPDESDGSFSVIPLCTYSGFISQIISDQNTIIVWENIKRDLHLDMNFSFNQMETNSRIKLPKLFRMLLWEQDVDFQVYKIDPVSDLALINNSLHRFVLNESMRKILEQAVVHDDYELLLQLYQETPSNVLYEGVLNPSIFGYPGVNYCRFACRLNPVVEPSIKLSLPRDTLVMGPMFCTFKICFFQPICERNEPLDKYNESLLKSAKLRRCFDMEFLKEDETDGDVLLELYRAFDDLITDTIGFIIKRDVQDIHDRKDFFCCQLSNICNLVLKICGCDFNIRMPTKTNIEFREMLTHMYKELMERIEGLFTACCWKNTSNQDRGEHGLNKLMYEVRLVSHTGQRDLAIHMYDEINHSTTNRISFDFVTLLNSVECLQFEQAARYYTKPRTTDWSGYYFTAVCSYSSTLTI; encoded by the exons ATGGATAGAAAGGCCCGAAATACCCTCCGTCGCACTGCTCGGCTAACCAGACGGAGGCGCTCCACAGGAGGTAACGAGGACAGCAGGATCAAGGCCACTGAGAAGCCAAGGGTGGAGCCTTCCTTGGAAACCAAGACCCAGCAACGCGTCTTCCTCTACATCCAGCTGAACGAAATGAGCCAACTGCCGAAAACGACGTATCCGCTGGAGCTGCACCTCTACCATCCGAAGAACACACTGCAGAAGATGCAGGAGCGCTACACCACAGAGACGATCATCTATCAGCACGAGTTCAATCTGAAGAAGCCCGTATTCGCAATGGGTGTGATGCAGGACGATATCGAGGACATGAACACGTTCAGCGATCAGCCGCTGTTGATTTCCCTCTATCAAAGGATACCCAGGCGCCGCAAAGGAGGATCTGGAAAAGGAAAGTCAACGAAAGGAGGCACATCCTCGTCGCTGGAAATAAATCAGTTAATTACAGATGCTTCAGAGGGTAAAGAGAACGTTCCCAATGAAAGGACGAGTAAGAGGTCATCCGAACACGAAGCTTTCCCAGAGGAAGCTGGGGAGGAAGGTGAGGGAGGTACCTTTTTGGAAGGGCGACTGGAGCTCTTATCTCGCGGCCACTGCGATCTTCTACAGCTTTTCCAGCGACGTCGCTTCATCAGCGACATCACCATCTATCTGTATCCGCAGTACCGGTCGAAAAAGATCAATGATAAAATCACCACGTGCAGCGTTTGGCACATGTACTCCATTCTCCCCACCCTGAAGAACTTCACCTTTACGAATTTGGCCTTTCTAACCCTGGAATCGATATACAATGTGCCCGAGGACCTCCACTCGAAATCCCCTGAATTGGGCCTCAGTGTTTCCTTTCGTTCAAAACAGCCGGATGAGTCGGATGGTTCCTTTAGTGTGATACCCTTGTGCACCTACTCTGGATTCATTTCACAGATCATCAGCGACCAGAACACGATCATCGTGTGGGAGAACATCAAGCGGGATCTGCACCTCGACATGAACTTCAGTTTCAACCAAATGGAGACCAACTCAAGGATAAAGCTGCCGAAGTTGTTTCGCATGCTACTTTGGGAGCAGGACGTTGACTTTCAGGTCTATAAAATTGATCCTGTTTCGGACCTTGCCCTGATCAACAATTCGCTGCACCGTTTCGTTCTCAACGAGAGTATGAGAAAAATCCTCGAGCAGGCTGTGGTTCACGACGACTACGAGTTGTTGCTGCAACTGTACCAGGAGACACCCAGCAATGTCCTGTACGAGGGCGTCCTTAATCCAAGCATATTTGGGTACCCAGGAG TGAATTATTGCCGCTTTGCATGCAGGCTGAATCCCGTTGTCGAGCCCTCGATCAAGCTAAGCCTGCCAAGAGATACCCTGGTAATGGGCCCAATGTTCTGCACCTTCAAGATCTGCTTCTTTCAGCCAATTTGCGAGCGCAACGAACCTCTGGACAAGTACAATGAGAGCCTCCTCAAAAGCGCAAAGCTGCGACGCTGCTTCGACATGGAATTCCTCAAGGAGGACGAGACGGATGGCGATGTGCTACTCGAGCTCTACCGTGCCTTTGATGATCTTATAACCGATACAATCGGGTTCATAATCAAGCGAGATGTGCAAGACATTCATGATAGAAAGGACTTCTTTTGCTGCCAGCTGAGCAACATCTGCAATCTGGTGCTGAAAATATGCGGCTGCGACTTCAACATACGAATGCCAACGAAGACGAACATTGAATTCAGA GAAATGCTGACACACATGTATAAGGAGCTGATGGAGCGCATCGAGGGCTTATTTACCGCCTGCTGTTGGAAAAACACATCGAATCAGGATCGTGGGGAACACGGCTTGAATAAGCTGATGTATGAAGTGCGATTGGTCAGCCACACTGGCCAACGCGACTTGGCCATTCACATGTACGATGAGATCAACCACAGCACCACCAACCGCATTTCATTCGACTTCGTAACCCTGCTAAACAGCGTTGAATGCCTGCAGTTTGAACAAGCGGCAAGATACTACACAAAACCCCGAACCACCGATTGGAGTGGGTACTACTTTAC CGCAGTCTGCTCTTACAGCTCTACGTTGACTATATGA